From the genome of Cyanobacteriota bacterium, one region includes:
- a CDS encoding lipoate--protein ligase family protein has translation MQIDAWLLEHHRRGQHPSTLRFYSWSPPALSLGYHQRHIPPHWHSLTWQGKPIELVRRPTGGRAVLHLGDLTYALVTSGIAGDRTRGYRHLCEFLIQGWRALGVDLHYGQAQRTYIHRADCFDTATDADLVTADGVKLIGSAQLRRGHAILQHGSIRLAPDPELVTYVFGSPFTSFPQSGGMAEMAQQPLALVKMRVMEALTIAAAECFHTNLVEQPLSEAEWQAITAMNPLDIRCNPAISEDS, from the coding sequence ATGCAGATAGATGCCTGGCTATTGGAACACCATCGCCGAGGACAGCATCCTTCTACACTTCGGTTCTATAGCTGGTCACCCCCTGCGCTCTCCTTGGGTTACCACCAGCGCCACATTCCCCCCCACTGGCACTCTCTCACTTGGCAGGGCAAGCCCATCGAGTTGGTGCGGCGACCCACTGGGGGAAGGGCCGTCTTGCATCTTGGTGACCTGACCTATGCCCTAGTCACCTCTGGCATTGCTGGCGATCGCACCAGGGGTTACCGTCATCTCTGTGAGTTTCTGATCCAGGGATGGCGAGCCTTGGGAGTTGACCTCCACTACGGTCAGGCTCAACGAACCTACATCCATAGGGCTGACTGCTTTGATACGGCTACTGATGCCGATCTTGTAACCGCCGATGGTGTCAAACTCATTGGCAGTGCCCAATTGCGTCGGGGTCATGCCATATTGCAGCATGGGTCAATTCGCCTTGCCCCTGATCCGGAGTTGGTGACCTATGTGTTTGGTTCGCCATTCACAAGTTTTCCCCAGTCTGGGGGAATGGCTGAGATGGCTCAGCAGCCGTTAGCTCTGGTAAAAATGCGGGTGATGGAAGCCTTGACGATCGCAGCGGCTGAGTGTTTTCACACTAACTTGGTGGAGCAGCCCCTATCCGAGGCTGAGTGGCAGGCAATCACAGCAATGAATCCTCTAGACATCAGGTGCAATCCAGCAATCAGTGAGGATTCCTAG